In the Glycine max cultivar Williams 82 chromosome 19, Glycine_max_v4.0, whole genome shotgun sequence genome, ATACAGTACTCGTGACAATCACTTGGGTTCTTTGTGGTTGGTTGAAGCTAACCAAAACAATCATCCTTATCTTCTTGATTGGTACTATACATCCCGATCTCATGACACAAATCCAGGAGACGTTCCTTTAGAAGAACCATTTGGATCTCATGATGTGAATCTGGGAGATGTGCATTTAGAACCATTTGGAGTAATAAAGCatagttctagagagtttttgATGGCCCCCTCCAACTTGACACAGAATGAAAGTGGGTATGAGGAATACTCAGACGAGTTTCATGATGGTTGGGCTGCATCACATCTTGGAACTTCCACTTCAGCTCCCATCTTCAGGAAAAGCGTGATCCACAATCAAAGTTATAATGAACTGTCCCATACTACCAGCAGTCATTGGTGGGCTAGAAGTGATCCACGGGGTGGACAGACTCAGACAAGCATTTTTGAGCCTCCAGCTTTCAACCACCAAACATATGATTATCATGATAAGTTTTCTGATAGAGAATCAGAGGATCAAGATCATGAACAAAGCATGTATTCTAGAGATGATCACAGATTATCTAGAACATACACAGATGACTTAGGGGCAGGGgaatttaatcttcattttgatgatatttacaGCAGACCTCCAGAAACTCCACCTGCAAGCTTTTGAGTGATAGCTCTGTTCCTCATTATTTGTTTAGGAGGTTCTTGCTGTTGTCAGGAGCATGGAAAGCATGAATTTCCAAGTCTATTCTTTGCTGTATATAGATTCATTGGAATGAGGTTAGACGGTTAAATGATTCTCAGTTGATGTTTTGGAAGGTCTTGAGGTTACCTAAAAGGGGTCTGAGATGCCTTCCTTTCCAGGGGTAGGAATCAAAAaacgaaaaatgaaaaatcatttaaaattctgtCCAATGCCATAATAATTCTTTGTTCCAATTTCTTGTTTTCCGAGAATTACTTTGGTTTTCTTTTGCTTGTTGTTTGGTTTGATGGACATGGAGAGGAGAGGAGAGGAGGGAAGGAAATTTTTGTAACTTTTgctgaattcaaaatttagagGGAAGGAGACTAGAGTCTCTCCTTAATTAATTGGTTTAGATTATCCTTAATTCAATAGATTTatgtgatcatttttaaggtattTAATGgaaaatttgtttgtttctccttccttttcctcctTGTGAACTAAATaaggtgatttttttcttttattaaaatttcctTCCTTTTCCTCTCATTCTCCTTTATTTGAACTAAACGTGCCATAAGGCAAATGATAACAAAAGCTACATAAATTTTACCTTGAGTTGATTCCTAACTGATCATTGATCTTTGAAGATATATTAGGTTCCTACACTTTAGCATGGACGTGTTAGCTATTGTTAGAAGTAAATTTCTGCCTTCTAGAGAGAGAAGATATAGTTCTTTGCCTATTAAGTTTTAGTGTTGTACTATTATGCCAAACTGGATAAAACTGAATTAGACCCTTTAAATATTAGTTTCATACAAGGCACTGCCATTTCGTATAAAAGCGCTGGAGTTGGAAAAACATGTATAACACTTCAGAAAGCAGTCGGAGGAAAATAGTAAAACATAAGCTGTGAATGATAATTGTGCTGGTGTACTGAAATTGAGGCTGTGAATATGCAGTCTCTGTCAATACTCTGAAGAATGTTGCACAtaagagtttttgtttttatgagtGCACATAAGAGTTGAGACAGAGAGGGACAACGAGTCactttggatattttttttaacaatatagcaatggaaaaccaaaaagtaatataaatcgagttaaaaataattttatgtatttcaccattttgaaaaattagataaattttttaggtttaatatgtttttggttcctGCAATAAACTGCTCTGCCTTCAATTGAATGGAACGAAAGAtcataaacatgaaaaaaaaagctgTGTGCAAGTATTCATTTCCTTCCATTTGTGATTTAAGCAATGACATGCTTCTATTGTCTCAAGGGTGTTGTCAAACTCACTCTATAATTGCAAAAATCACCACACGTTTTCTTCTATTGTTTAATGTGTCACTCCTCACTGAAACTACTTAAATTTGAAGATCTTATCGACATAACCAAGAGAGAACAAGggaaagaaataatttaaagaaactAACTTATCTTAATTACATTACATTAAACTTGGTTCTCTAGAGGAAGGACTAGCGTTTTTTATCCCGACCGTAACGAAATGGAAAGAATGATCTTCGACTTCTGCTATTACAATCTTCACTGGTCACTAGCCTGATTTTGATGCCTATTCTGTTATATCATGGTTAGAAAATCCAAGTAAACTTGCCTATCATTAGCTTAATCCATTGAGAAAGCTCTTCGAATAGGCTGAATAGAAAACTGCCCATCTTTCTTCCTAGCATCAATGCACTCATCTCCCATGATAGAAACACGGTGACACTTCCTTGTAGAGTGACTTCTACTATACTCTACTATTCTAATTTCCCTTGTGTCACTTCTTTCTTGTTGCATCATCTGAGGCAGTGTTGCCACATTTTCTCCCCCAAGTTCAATGACCACAAAATCCTCATCACTTCCCATGTAAGAGAGCAATTGAGAATCCTGAGGAGAAGAGCTTGGAGCTATGACATGATCCATTGGACAATGTTTTTTGCCTGAAATAATGCTTGATCTACAAAGAGGGCAATTGGCATTTGTTTGAAGCCAAATATCAATGCAATGCAAGTGAAAGGCGTGTTTGCAAATGGGAAGCGCTTTTAGCATATCATGTTCTTGAAACTCAGTCAAACAAACCACACAGCTACATACACTTTGAATATTCTTCtcagcttcttcttttttgtattCAAGTGTTGGGATTTCTTTGATGGCAGATTCATCAAGTCCATGGTTCCGCATCCTAGGAGAAAGAGAGAGTGCTATGAAGGGATCTTGATCTTCATTCTGTGGGGCTCGTAGTGTTGAAATCCATCTCAAAGGGTTAAGTTGGTGCCAGTTTGAGCAGCATTTGTTCACAAGGGTTAAGTAGGTGATGAGTATGAAAGCAGTGACAAAGATGCTGGGCACAATGATGGCAATAATGGGTAAATCTGAAGCAGGTTGTGGTGTGTGATGGATTATTGTGTTAGCATGAGGAGCTTGATACACAAGCTTGCCAGAGGGGTTGTGGTTCAGTGCCATTTTGAAAACTCTATCTCAATGGGATATATGTGAAGAGTTTGATTGTTCCTACTTTTCTAAGTAATGTAACGATCTTGTTTTGGATAGAAATTAAAGGTGTCATGTATGTAGAATATTTAATTTGGAGAAGCCGTGATGAAAGTGAAATGCCGGTAAAATTAATGCGTTTGGATTAATTCTAAGTTCTACGGAACAGGCACATGTAGGTCAGAAGGGTAAAGGAACAACACCATGAGAAGCACGTGGGGTCAGGTTTGACTGATATAATGAGGGgggtattttcttcttcttcttctttctattaaaaaaagaagctttTCGGTTTCTCTAGGGATGAAATCTCACCGAAGATTATTAAGTgatataaaaattgtttttatttttcatacataataaagaaataagatctatctatttttttcatatacgaAGCAATTTAGCTTAGTTGTCATCATTAAATTTTACCattcactattaaaaaaatattgttctcTTGAACTGTATAAGTCAATACAAGATGAAGGTCGGAGGGCTGCAAGTTGTGAAGATGAGGTAAATTATATAGTAGATAGAGACTTTGGCACAACAATGATTGTTTGTAAGAGGGTCGGTTCTAACATATTTTAGAGGTTCCAgacaaaataatagaaaagatcccttttatataatttaaaagtttaaactcatatttttattaaaaataatatgttctgtttgttagatttcatcttaaaatcaaTTGGCATTAAATGAAGTtgtccaacagatatataagttGCACTCCAAAAAATAAGGTaaccgatgtgggacttggataTTTTTCAACACTGTTAcattatttgaataatataaaagatGTAGTTTATGTGACAGAAAAATTAGGTCATAGACtattttaattagatattttttatcaccaaaaatttatctaaattgaCCTAAAAATACTCAACACATAATtttctcaataaataaaatatccaaaagaGACCCCAAAAGCCCTAAGTACTATTGAACTAATGatttataaaagaagaaaatgcaaTCATCCTATCAAGCAAGGCCTAATAAGAAACTTCTCTAGTGTTATTACTTTTGACTAGATTTACTTTTatgcatttatatataaaatatctagATTTTgctaaaataatagtttttcttttatctatatatataaaaaaaaacctaattagTTGAAGCCTGAAGGCTTTTTAAGCCTTATTCCCATTATATCAAGTTCACATGATTAGTGCTATATCATATGACAATGGACATTTGGAATGACCAAATGATGCAAAAGCACCAAATTCTAAATTTCACATTCGTCATAATCTGATTTGAAAAGAGTCACTCCACACTAATTTAACTATATCAGTTTCAGATTATCTATTCAGTCATTTAGTATACCGCTCttcatctcttctccttctttgaCTAAGGTGGAAAAATTATTTTCGGTATCATGATCATAGAAAACAATAAAGGttcttttactattttgatAGAAATTGAATGTTCAAAGTGTTGGAAGgttggaatttgaaattaaagaaaaaggaattaaTTTGAGAAGTTGAAGACATTAaggtcatttttttttgtatgctgATAACATTTTTGGTCCCCCCTCCACTAAGGGCTCGGGGCGGCCGACCCTCAAGGTTGGGCCTAGTTTGCAATTATTATGGCGTTCAGGTTAGTTTCCTCTAAAAAAAGTTAGTGTAAGTTTTATCACGAGTTCGAGGTTTCTGAGTGGATTGTTTGCAAATATTATGACTGACTTGGTGAATGACCATCTTTTTCTTGGATAATCACATAATTTATTATCCTCATATAATTCATGAATAGAGTTGACAATTTGAGTTCGATCTGAACATCTTGTAATTAGAGTTGAGTTGGACTCTCTCACTCTCCAAATAAAGATAGGAAAAAAACCCAAATATGTTTAACTTGAtccaattaataatattaactttattttttcttttgtaaatctatatatgtttcttaaaattttatatattaaacatatttaattttactattttttttatttttaactaagatTGATTTAATCCAAATGTGACTAGACCTGAAGAAGATTCTAACTAACACTTTAGTCTAGTAAGCCCAGGTAAAATCAGACATTGGACAACCCGATTTGTTAATTCTATTGGTGGGATAATTAGATTTTCCATTCCATCACACGCTACACATTAGTGGTGTACTGGTTTATAGGTAttcttcatgttttttttatccgtagaaataaaaaaaattaaaaaatttataataactcatgaTTCTGCTCAAGCAATTGAGCTAGACATCCTTGCCAAGTATTCTTCATGCTTATagtctttcttaatttttcttttttggtgtgATTTTTATATACGATAACTCTTGATAATTCTAAAGCAGTTATCTACTTCATTTAGTTGTCACTTTAGACTTTGCTTTTTCGACCGCCTACCACACATAAGTTTCTAACATCCTTGTGTGGCTGCTGTGTTTATTGTATCACATTACTGAATTCTCTTGAAATGCACACTACCTTATACTGAATCCTTATGCTTGTCTTTTggccttttttcttttgtcgaTCTTGGCTTTTGTTTCCCTGTACTTTTGATTCCCAACATTGTTGAGTGCAACAACCCTTGTAGATTACCTTTGTGTCtattgaatttcatccaaaaggCTACCAAAAAGTGTCCGTCCTATTCAATATTCCTATCAGATTCAGAAACAAGACCTGCAAACACAAAATCACTTTCAGCAACAGCACTCCTGTGATTGATCTCAGTGATGCACATGAATGTGATTCAACTCTTAATTAGAGTTCAGAAAATTCTCAAGGCTAATCAGGGGTTTGGATTCTTTCAGGTTAACACCAATTGGTCTCTCTCTTATTTTGGTCAAACAATGAACTTTTTTTA is a window encoding:
- the LOC100802567 gene encoding LOW QUALITY PROTEIN: RING-H2 finger protein ATL1 (The sequence of the model RefSeq protein was modified relative to this genomic sequence to represent the inferred CDS: deleted 1 base in 1 codon); this encodes MALNHNPSGKLVYQAPHANTIIHHTPQPASDLPIIAIIVPSIFVTAFILITYLTLVNKCCSNWHQLNPLRWISTLRAPQNEDQDPFIALSLSPRMRNHGLDESAIKEIPTLEYKKEEAEKNIQSVCSCVVCLTEFQEHDMLKALPICKHAFHLHCIDIWLQTNANCPLCRSSIISGKKHCPMDHVIAPSSSPQDSQLLSYMGSDEDFVVIELGGENVATLPQMMQQERSDTREIRIVEYSRSHSTRSVTVFLSWEMSALMLGRKMGSFLFSLFEELSQWIKLMIGKFTWIF